A single genomic interval of Natronoarchaeum philippinense harbors:
- a CDS encoding 30S ribosomal protein S17e: MPIKPGYVKKTGNVLLERYPDAFSTDFEHNKDGVDTLTNIESKDVRNRVAGYIVRKKSGNAEA; encoded by the coding sequence ATGCCAATCAAACCTGGGTACGTGAAGAAGACCGGTAACGTGCTGCTGGAGCGCTATCCCGACGCATTCTCGACCGACTTCGAGCACAACAAAGACGGCGTCGACACGCTGACCAACATCGAGTCCAAGGACGTGCGCAACCGCGTCGCGGGCTACATCGTGCGCAAGAAGAGCGGCAACGCCGAAGCGTAA
- a CDS encoding DUF447 domain-containing protein, which produces MSVPDADSNAEQQHDADGDASWPAELRGVTESVVATLGPNDLWNFAALGLHAGDPVTATTWGATRTRRNFEERGAGYVQFVRDPMLFVEAALTIHEREEPVHPDADAWVRVDAERVDAGEDGGTRWEEWVLTPIESGRREGATPTTNRGYYAVIEATVAASRLDVDAYDTDALLDRLAYFAEVVETCGGERERAAFELLTERTGWRDRL; this is translated from the coding sequence GTGAGCGTGCCGGACGCCGACTCGAACGCCGAACAGCAGCACGACGCCGACGGCGACGCTTCGTGGCCCGCCGAACTTCGGGGCGTCACCGAGTCCGTCGTCGCCACGCTCGGGCCGAATGACTTGTGGAACTTCGCCGCGCTCGGCCTGCACGCGGGCGACCCTGTCACCGCGACGACGTGGGGGGCGACCAGAACGCGGCGAAACTTCGAGGAGCGCGGCGCGGGGTACGTCCAGTTCGTCCGCGATCCCATGCTGTTCGTCGAGGCCGCCCTCACGATCCACGAGCGCGAGGAGCCCGTTCACCCCGACGCCGATGCGTGGGTTCGCGTCGACGCCGAGCGCGTCGATGCCGGTGAAGACGGCGGGACGCGCTGGGAAGAGTGGGTGCTGACGCCGATCGAATCGGGCCGTCGGGAGGGTGCGACGCCGACGACGAACCGCGGCTACTACGCAGTGATCGAGGCGACCGTGGCGGCCTCGCGGCTGGATGTCGATGCCTACGACACCGATGCGTTGCTCGATCGGCTCGCGTACTTCGCCGAGGTCGTCGAGACCTGCGGCGGCGAGCGCGAGCGCGCGGCGTTCGAGCTACTCACCGAGCGGACCGGCTGGCGCGATCGGCTGTGA
- a CDS encoding triphosphoribosyl-dephospho-CoA synthase: MRTAAQNAELALLIEVAGTPKPGNVDRERDLPGLRFEHFLAGAVGAQGGLRAAERGERVGAAFERAVEGMADQRGGNTQFGALLLSMPLVRTAGEGELTPEAAAGTVAATTVEDAVDFYRAFDHVDVRAGDPPEEMEPLDVRRGSDAAEAIRTRGLTLADLMERSADRDGIAREWTDGFEQTFEAADRIAALDGPLPARAAETFLWLLAHEPDTHVAKKHGESTARSVMVRAQEAREGGPDHVRAFADSLVESGINPGTTADVTAGALFVALERDGLEV, translated from the coding sequence ATGCGAACCGCCGCACAGAACGCCGAACTCGCGCTGTTGATCGAAGTCGCTGGGACGCCAAAGCCCGGCAACGTGGACCGCGAGCGCGACCTTCCTGGGCTGCGCTTCGAGCACTTTCTGGCCGGCGCCGTCGGCGCCCAAGGCGGGCTTCGCGCCGCCGAGCGCGGCGAGCGCGTCGGCGCCGCCTTCGAGCGCGCCGTCGAAGGGATGGCCGACCAGCGCGGCGGCAACACCCAGTTCGGCGCGTTACTCCTCTCGATGCCACTCGTCCGGACGGCGGGCGAGGGAGAGCTGACGCCCGAGGCCGCCGCGGGGACGGTCGCTGCCACCACAGTCGAGGACGCCGTCGACTTCTACCGGGCGTTCGACCACGTCGACGTGCGCGCCGGCGACCCGCCCGAGGAGATGGAGCCGCTGGACGTGCGCCGCGGGAGCGACGCCGCCGAGGCGATCCGAACTCGCGGGCTAACGCTGGCGGATCTGATGGAGCGAAGCGCCGACCGCGATGGCATCGCCAGAGAGTGGACCGACGGATTCGAACAGACGTTCGAGGCCGCCGACCGAATCGCGGCGCTCGACGGGCCGCTCCCCGCACGGGCGGCCGAGACGTTCCTCTGGCTGCTCGCCCACGAGCCCGACACGCACGTCGCCAAGAAACACGGCGAATCGACCGCCAGAAGCGTGATGGTCCGGGCACAGGAGGCCCGCGAGGGCGGGCCGGATCACGTTCGGGCTTTCGCCGACTCGCTCGTCGAATCGGGGATCAACCCCGGGACGACCGCCGACGTGACGGCTGGCGCGCTCTTTGTCGCGCTCGAACGCGACGGGCTGGAGGTGTGA
- a CDS encoding tRNA-dihydrouridine synthase gives MFGRVVLASLSGQSDAEWAAAAAEHADTAVLGGVALDERSRQAARELVARDREEFLPDDPLAFVDEQLAALDDAPLSPAMNVRSATVEPIREAAEICARQDAIVEINAHCRQSELCAAGCGEALLADTDRLCEYVAAASDVGAQVSVKVRAEVEGVDLPETARRIESAGADAIHVDAMDSEAVVRDVVDAADLFVVANNEVRDRASVREYLRYGADAVSVGRPSTEPAVLRRVRDAVDEWFDGDAEERPDNRPPEPQS, from the coding sequence GTGTTCGGCCGCGTCGTCTTGGCGAGCCTGAGCGGCCAATCCGACGCCGAGTGGGCAGCAGCCGCCGCCGAGCACGCCGATACCGCCGTGCTCGGGGGAGTCGCACTCGACGAGCGCTCGCGCCAAGCCGCCCGCGAGCTGGTCGCCCGTGACCGCGAGGAGTTCCTGCCCGACGATCCCCTCGCGTTCGTCGACGAGCAACTGGCCGCGCTCGACGACGCCCCGCTCTCCCCGGCGATGAACGTCCGAAGTGCCACTGTAGAACCGATCCGCGAGGCCGCCGAAATTTGTGCGCGGCAGGACGCCATAGTGGAGATCAACGCCCACTGCCGCCAATCCGAACTGTGTGCCGCCGGCTGTGGCGAGGCCCTGCTGGCGGACACCGATCGGCTCTGCGAGTACGTCGCCGCGGCGTCCGATGTGGGCGCACAAGTGAGCGTGAAGGTTCGGGCGGAAGTCGAGGGCGTCGACCTGCCCGAGACAGCCCGCCGGATCGAGAGCGCTGGCGCCGACGCGATCCACGTCGACGCGATGGACTCGGAGGCGGTCGTCCGGGATGTCGTCGACGCCGCCGATCTGTTCGTCGTCGCCAACAACGAGGTTCGAGACCGGGCGTCGGTCCGCGAGTACCTGCGCTACGGCGCCGACGCGGTCAGCGTCGGTCGTCCGAGCACCGAGCCAGCCGTTCTCAGACGCGTCCGCGACGCCGTCGACGAGTGGTTCGACGGCGACGCCGAGGAACGACCTGACAACCGGCCGCCGGAGCCCCAGTCCTAA
- the cofD gene encoding 2-phospho-L-lactate transferase encodes MVTFLSGGTGTPKLLDGAGGSFSPDETTVIANTGDDVELGGLLVSPDVDTLLFQGGGILDREDWWGIKGDTTRTHSALGDIGEAMGIDAEPTFLPEDKQTEGRDIAEWRRFSGAAEFMEIGDRDRAVHITRTSLLDQGHSLSEVTARLAEGFGLTLDLLPMSDDPVASLLHTPDGVMHFQEFWVGHGGEPEVESVEFRGSSKAEPAPGVLDALSDDVVIGPSNPVTSIGPMLAVPGFGDALWTTNVVAVSPFIEGEAFSGPVAQLMEAVGADPSSAGLETAYPFADALVVDEDDDTEFDVPVVRTDISIDGPEDAARVTSAVEAALEEVR; translated from the coding sequence ATGGTCACGTTCCTCTCGGGCGGCACCGGAACGCCGAAGCTGCTCGACGGCGCCGGGGGCTCTTTCTCGCCCGACGAGACGACGGTGATAGCGAACACCGGCGACGACGTGGAACTCGGCGGTTTGCTGGTCTCGCCGGACGTCGACACGCTGCTCTTTCAGGGCGGTGGCATCCTCGACCGCGAGGACTGGTGGGGGATCAAAGGCGACACCACCCGGACCCACAGCGCGCTGGGCGACATCGGCGAGGCGATGGGGATCGACGCCGAACCGACGTTCCTGCCGGAGGACAAACAGACCGAGGGCCGCGACATCGCCGAGTGGCGTCGCTTCTCGGGCGCCGCCGAGTTCATGGAGATCGGCGACCGCGACCGAGCGGTGCATATCACCCGGACGAGCCTGCTCGATCAGGGCCACAGCCTCTCGGAGGTCACCGCACGGCTGGCCGAGGGGTTCGGCCTGACGCTCGATCTGTTGCCGATGAGCGACGACCCCGTTGCGAGCCTGCTCCACACGCCCGACGGCGTGATGCACTTTCAGGAGTTCTGGGTCGGCCACGGCGGCGAACCGGAGGTCGAGAGCGTCGAGTTCCGGGGTTCCTCGAAGGCCGAACCGGCGCCCGGCGTGCTCGACGCACTCAGTGACGACGTCGTGATCGGGCCGTCGAACCCCGTCACGAGCATCGGGCCGATGCTGGCGGTGCCCGGCTTCGGCGACGCGCTGTGGACGACCAACGTCGTCGCCGTCTCGCCGTTCATCGAGGGCGAAGCGTTCTCTGGGCCGGTCGCTCAGTTGATGGAGGCCGTCGGCGCCGATCCCAGCTCTGCCGGGTTGGAGACGGCCTACCCCTTCGCCGACGCGCTGGTCGTCGACGAAGACGACGACACCGAGTTCGACGTGCCGGTCGTCCGGACCGATATTTCGATCGACGGCCCGGAGGACGCCGCGCGCGTCACGAGCGCCGTCGAGGCCGCCTTAGAGGAGGTCCGCTAG
- the ligA gene encoding ATP-dependent DNA ligase LigA, which translates to MEFREFAARAASIEAEPADLEVVGLVTDLLDAADEELPIVARFVQGRVVPDHDSTTLDVGPSYLYEAIARAAGQNVDADDVEDDLAELGEIGAVAASYDFGGQTGLGAFGAGAGEGSDDLTVSEVADELEALAETEGDGSQDAKIDLLFGLLNRCSPEEAKYLVRIVLSEMRIGVGEGAVRDAVAEAFDVPVEAVERALQVSNDYGLVAEVARDEGVDGLAELTLEIGRPVQAMLAQAGSVTDAMEDWDDAAVEWKYDGARVQLHHEPDGLTRVYSRNMEDVTDALPEVVEFAHDRIDVPVILDGEVVAVDDDGSPLAFQNVLRRFRRKHDIAAAREDVSVRPVFFDCLHAGGDDLLDAPLAERHDRLTDVLDGGESPDDTAAAVEGLSKLWISADPDEIESIDADALDAGHEGIMLKNPDSTYSPGRRGKNWLKRKPDVETLDLVVTGAEWGEGRRASVLGTFLLSARTSGGEYETIGKVATGITDEELDDLTELLEPHIRSEDGQDIDIEPAVVFEVGYEEIQASPTYSSGYALRFPRFVGVREDLDAADADSLERVERLAETQ; encoded by the coding sequence ATGGAGTTCCGGGAGTTCGCAGCACGCGCCGCCAGTATCGAGGCCGAACCCGCGGACCTCGAAGTCGTCGGACTGGTCACCGACCTGCTCGACGCCGCCGACGAGGAGCTACCGATCGTCGCGCGATTCGTCCAGGGGCGGGTCGTCCCCGACCACGACTCGACGACGCTGGATGTCGGGCCGAGTTACCTCTACGAGGCGATCGCCCGCGCGGCCGGACAGAACGTCGACGCCGACGACGTCGAGGACGATCTGGCCGAACTGGGCGAGATCGGCGCCGTCGCGGCGAGCTACGACTTCGGCGGCCAGACCGGTCTGGGCGCGTTCGGCGCGGGCGCGGGAGAGGGAAGCGACGATCTCACTGTCAGCGAGGTCGCCGACGAACTCGAAGCTCTCGCCGAGACCGAGGGCGACGGCAGTCAGGACGCCAAGATCGACCTCCTCTTTGGGCTGCTCAATCGCTGCTCGCCCGAGGAAGCCAAGTATCTCGTCCGGATCGTCCTCTCGGAGATGCGCATCGGCGTCGGCGAGGGCGCGGTCAGAGACGCCGTCGCCGAGGCGTTCGACGTGCCGGTCGAGGCGGTCGAGCGCGCGCTGCAGGTCTCGAACGACTACGGTCTCGTCGCCGAGGTGGCCCGCGACGAGGGCGTCGACGGGCTCGCCGAGCTCACGCTGGAGATCGGCCGTCCAGTGCAGGCGATGCTCGCGCAGGCCGGTAGCGTGACCGACGCCATGGAGGACTGGGACGACGCCGCAGTCGAGTGGAAGTACGACGGCGCGCGCGTCCAGTTGCACCACGAACCGGACGGGCTCACCCGCGTCTACTCCAGGAACATGGAGGACGTTACCGACGCCCTGCCGGAGGTCGTCGAGTTCGCCCACGACCGAATCGACGTACCCGTGATCCTCGACGGCGAGGTCGTCGCGGTCGACGACGACGGCAGCCCGCTCGCGTTCCAAAACGTCCTGCGCCGATTCCGGCGCAAGCACGACATCGCGGCGGCCCGCGAGGACGTGTCCGTTCGGCCGGTATTTTTCGACTGCCTGCACGCGGGAGGGGATGATCTGCTCGACGCCCCGCTGGCCGAGCGCCACGATCGGCTCACGGACGTGCTCGACGGCGGCGAGTCGCCCGACGACACCGCGGCCGCTGTCGAGGGGCTCTCGAAGCTCTGGATCTCGGCCGACCCCGACGAGATCGAGTCGATCGACGCCGACGCGCTGGACGCCGGCCACGAGGGGATCATGCTCAAGAATCCCGATTCGACGTACTCGCCGGGACGGCGCGGGAAGAACTGGCTCAAGCGAAAGCCCGACGTGGAGACGCTCGATCTCGTCGTGACCGGCGCGGAGTGGGGTGAAGGCCGGCGCGCGAGCGTTCTCGGCACGTTCTTGCTGTCCGCCAGAACGAGCGGCGGCGAGTACGAGACGATCGGCAAGGTGGCGACGGGGATCACCGACGAGGAACTCGACGACCTGACCGAACTGCTCGAACCCCACATTCGATCGGAGGACGGACAGGACATCGACATCGAACCGGCGGTCGTGTTCGAGGTCGGCTACGAGGAGATCCAAGCGTCGCCGACGTACTCCTCGGGCTACGCGCTCCGATTCCCCCGATTCGTCGGCGTCCGCGAGGATCTCGACGCCGCGGACGCCGACAGTCTCGAGCGCGTCGAGCGACTGGCAGAGACGCAGTAG